The Paramisgurnus dabryanus chromosome 6, PD_genome_1.1, whole genome shotgun sequence genome has a window encoding:
- the nmnat2 gene encoding nicotinamide/nicotinic acid mononucleotide adenylyltransferase 2, translating to MTENAKTHVILLSCGSFNPITKGHIHMFEKAREYLHKTGRFIVIGGIISPVHDSYGKPGLVSSRHRLTMCQLAVHSSDWIRVDPWECYQDTWQTTCSVLEHHRDLMKRVTGCILSNVNTPSTTPVIGQPQNGTSPIYQNTANKSVAIKMWGKMSESLGKICCVRPHMERFTFVDENANLGTAMRYEEIELRILLLCGSDLLESFCIPGLWNEIDMEVIVGDFGIVVVPRDGVDTERIMNHSSVLRKHKDNIIVVKDEIDHPMSVVSSTKSRLALQHGDGHVVDYLSQPVIDYILQSQLYINASG from the exons ATGACGGAGAACGCTAAAACGCATGTCATCTTGCTGTCATGTGGAAGTTTCAACCCCATCACGAAGGGACACATTCATATGTTCG AAAAAGCCAGAGAGTATCTACACAAGACTGGTCGCTTCATTGTGATTGGAGGTATAATCTCGCCTGTACATGACTCTTATGGCAAACCG GGTCTTGTCTCGAGCAGACATCGTCTGACCATGTGTCAGCTGGCAGTTCATTCTTCTGATTGGATCAG AGTGGATCCTTGGGAGTGCTATCAGGACACCTGGCAGACCACCTGTAGTGTTCTGGAGCATCACAGAGACTTAATGAAG AGAGTGACAGGATGCATTCTGTCCAATGTGAACACGCCCTCTACAACTCCTGTGATTGGTCAACCACAAAATGGGACTTCTCCTAtttaccaaaacacagctaacAAGTCTGTGGCTA TTAAGATGTGGGGAAAGATGAGTGAGAGTCTGGGTAAAATTTGCTGTGTTCGCCCGCACATGGAGCGTTTTACCTTTGTTG ATGAAAATGCCAACCTTGGCACTGCAATGCGCTACGAGGAAATCG AGTTGCGTATCTTGCTCCTGTGTGGCAGTGATCTCCTGGAGTCTTTCTGTATCCCTGGCTTGTGGAATGAAATTGAT ATGGAGGTGATTGTAGGGGATTTTGGGATTGTGGTGGTTCCTCGAGATGGAGTCGACACAGAGAGGATAATGAATCATTCGTCTGTGCTCAGAAAGCACAAG GACAATATTATCGTGGTAAAGGATGAGATTGACCACCCGATGTCAGTTGTCAGTTCAACTAAGAGCAG ACTGGCTCTTCAACATGGCGATGGTCATGTGGTGGATTACCTGAGTCAGCCAGTCATTGACTACATTCTGCAGAGTCAGCTTTACATCAATGCTTCTGGATAG
- the smg7 gene encoding nonsense-mediated mRNA decay factor SMG7 isoform X1: protein MNLCAQYLRQAEALKADMTDSKLGAAEVWTSRQALQDLYQKMLVTDLEYALDKKVEQDLWNHAFKNQITTLQSQAKNRANPNRSEVQANLSLFLEAASGFYTQLLQELCTVFNVDLPCRVKSSQLGIISNKQSSTSAIVKPQPSSCSYICQHCLVHLGDIARYRNQTSQAESYYRHAAQLVPSNGQPYNQLAILASSKGDHLTTIFYYCRSIAVKFPFPAASTNLQKALSKALESRDEVKTKWSVSDFIKAFIKFHGHVYLCKSLDKLNTLREKLEEQFQRLILQKAFSSQQLVHITVINLFELHHLRDFGNEGDEQSYSSDEQISWIQLLGLFMSFLGGMLSRALLNKNREEIMGECPLPAIKVSLDWLRLRPSVFSESAVDKRQYIWPWLVSILNSFQPKEEDVSNASVIPLPEEFELQGFLALRPALRMLDFSKGHQGVVVGKENLLIHARHQRLVSLGKWVADNEPRLIQCRISDALVLFITDIPEMVVEEPQEKDTPVLQESSNGEQTPNDSTQGLKSVLSAGKNQNSGLDGSERPVVTFKENIKPREQSREQNRNQHQRDAGKERAGFNKGNGTQGKNEQKKEGKRKSEVKKNSHEKSTDAGKQVKTQTEMRKTPVSEARKTPVTQTPATSSQFIPIHHPGAFPPLPSRPGFAPPAYVIPPPVAFSVSPGFTFPAGVSVPAPFLQTASHPQSANQVQPGKPSHIPYSQQRPSGPGALNQGPPQSQQTQPPPPHQSQQALQQSVQLQVQQQQQQQQQQQQSPTKQSSQLGKSPPHHHSMQQPYMQVPEQAGQMWNQHQNQPSMQKMPMQMPVKQPFFMPTQEPMNLFEHPMSMQPPQPSMDKKMKFPEVKVQDFYWEPSYHIGGEGRGGMGDRMGKRQPGVFCPDQENMPRGPQYEDNKSSPLLPPDLLKTLADFEEEEELLFTKPHDFYQALAGPLNSAPGRNIFLPNQSRLDSGADVIGQSSLLPRFTIQESSYQNNSIFSEAYGKNMAPTSKPDAPMMHQEPSLYSLFEGTPWSPSLPASSDHSTPASQSPHSSNPSSLPSSPPTHSHSSLPFSNFGPIGTPDSRDRRVTDRWKTDKTGVSGFGLDYLPSASSTSSVPETNSWHQGAPTNSWAAQDMQMEDSSTVLLDSFKSIWSSSMMQPGPSALEQLLMQQKQKQQRGHGNMNPPH, encoded by the exons ATGAACCTCTGCGCCCAATACTTACG GCAGGCAGAGGCCCTGAAGGCTGACATGACAG ATTCAAAGCTTGGTGCGGCGGAGGTCTGGACGTCACGACAGGCTCTTCAGGACTTGTACCAGAAGATGCTGGTTACGGACCTGGAGTACGCCCTGGACAAAAAAGTGGAACAAGATCT CTGGAACCATGCTTTTAAGAATCAAATCACAACACTACAGAGTCAAGCTAAAAACAGGGCCAACCCAAATCGAAGTGAAGTGCAGGCCAATCTCTCTCTGTTTCTTGAGGCAGCTAGTGGATTCTATACACAA CTGTTGCAGGAGCTGTGCACGGTGTTTAATGTGGACCTGCCTTGCCGTGTGAAGTCATCACAGCTTGGCATCATCAGCAATAAGCAAAGCAGCACCAGCGCCATAGTGAAGCCCCAGCCCAGCTCCTGTTCCTACATCTGCCAACACTGTCTGGTCCATCTTGGAGATATTG CACGATACCGCAACCAGACAAGCCAGGCTGAGTCGTACTACAGACATGCAGCTCAACTTGTTCCCTCTAATG GCCAACCCTACAATCAACTGGCCATACTGGCTTCCTCCAAAGGAGATCATCTCACAACAATCTTTTACTACTGCAGGAGCATTGCTGTCAAATTCCCATTCCCTGCAGCATCCACAAACCTGCAGAAAGCTCTTTCTAAGGCGCTTGAGAG CCGGGATGAGGTAAAAACAAAATGGAGCGTGTCTGATTTTATCAAGGCCTTCATCAAGTTCCATGGGCACGTTTATCTGTGCAAAAGCCTGGACAAGCTCAACACCCTGAGAGAGAAGCTGGAGGAACAGTTCCAG AGACTGATTCTCCAGAAAGCCTTCAGCTCCCAGCAGCTGGTCCACATCACGGTGATCAACCTCTTTGAACTGCACCATCTCCGGGATTTCGGCAATGAGGGCGATGAGCAGAGCTACAGCTCGGATGAGCAGATCAGCTGGATCCAGCTTCTTGGCCTCTTCA TGTCTTTCCTGGGAGGGATGCTAAGCCGGGCTTTACTAAATAAGAACCGAGAGGAGATCATGGGGGAGTGCCCGCTTCCTGCCATCAAAGTGTCATTGGATTGGTTGAGGCTTCGACCCAGCGTATTCAGCGAAAGTGCCGTAGACAAGCGACAGTA CATCTGGCCGTGGCTGGTGTCCATTCTGAACAGCTTTCAGCCCAAGGAGGAGGATGTGTCAAACGCATCAG TAATTCCTTTGCCTGAAGAGTTTGAGCTGCAAGGCTTTCTGGCCCTTCGGCCTGCTTTACG GATGCTAGACTTCTCTAAAGGACACCAGGGTGTCGTTGTTGGCAAAGAGAACCTGTTGATTCATGCTCGACACCAGAGACTCGTCAGCCTGGGCAAGTGGGTGGCTGACAACGAGCCACG GTTGATCCAGTGTCGCATCAGTGACGCCCTCGTGCTCTTCATCACTGATATCCCCGAGATGGTGGTGGAGGAGCCACAGGAGAAAGACACACCTGTACTCCAGGAGTCATCTAACGGAGAGCAGACACCCAACGACAGCACCCAAGGCCTAAAATCTGTCCTGTCAGCCGGGAAGAACCAGAACAGCGGCCTGGATGGCAGCGAAAGACCCGTGGTCACATTCAAAGAGAACATCAAACCCCGAGAGCAGAGCAGAGAGCAAAACAGGAACCAACATCAGAGAGATGCTGGAAAGGAGCGAGCCGGATTTAATAAAGGAAATGGAACACAAGGGAAGAACGAACAGAAGAAAGAGGGCAAGAGGAAGAGTGAGGTGAAGAAGAACAGTCACGAGAAATCAACAGATGCTGGGAAACAG GTGAAGACTCAGACTGAGATGAGGAAGACTCCAGTGTCTGAAGCGAGGAAGACTCCAGTCACACAGACTCCAGCCACATCTTCCCAGTTTATTCCCATTCACCACCCAGGAGCTTTCCCCCCTTTGCCAAGCAGACCAG GTTTTGCTCCACCTGCTTATGTGATTCCTCCTCCTGTGGCATTCTCCGTGAGCCCAGGCTTCACCTTCCCTGCAGGCGTCTCTGTGCCCGCCCCTTTTCTCCAAACTGCCTCCCATCCTCAGTCTGCCAATCAGGTGCAGCCTGGGAAACCTTCACACATTCCCTACAGCCAGCAGAGGCCTTCAGGCCCAGGAGCCCTAAACCAGGGTCCTCCTCAATCTCAACAGACGCAACCTCCTCCTCCGCATCAATCCCAGCAGGCCTTGCAACAGTCTGTTCAGCTACAAGTacaacaacagcagcagcagcagcaacaacaacagCAGTCGCCCACCAAGCAGAGCTCACAGCTCGGCAAGAGCCCGCCGCATCATCACAGCATGCAGCAG CCTTACATGCAGGTGCCTGAACAGGCTGGTCAAATGTGGAACCAGCATCAAAATCAGCCCAGCATGCAGAAAATGCCCATGCAGATGCCAGTCAAACAGCCTTTCTTCATGCCCACCCAGGAGCCCATGAACCTCTTCGAACATCCCATGAGCATGCAGCCTCCTCAACCCAGCATGGACAAGAAGATGAAGTTTCCAGAGGTTAAAGTGCAGGATTTCTACTGGGAGCCTTCGTACCACATTGGAGGAGAGGGCAGGGGTGGAATGGGCGACAGGATGGGCAAACGTCAACCTGGAGTCTTCTGTCCTGACCAGGAGAATATGCCCAGAGGCCCTCAATATGAA GACAACAAGAGCTCCCCTCTTCTGCCCCCAGACCTGTTAAAGACTCTGGCGGACtttgaggaggaggaggagctTCTCTTTACTAAACCTCATGATTTCTACCAGGCCTTGGCTGGTCCTCTTAACTCTGCTCCAGGAAGAAACATCTTT TTGCCAAATCAGTCAAGACTGGACAGTGGAGCTGATGTGATCGGTCAGTCCTCTCTTCTGCCCCGATTTACCATTCAG GAAAGCTCATACCAGAACAACAGCATTTTCAGTGAGGCCTACGGTAAAAACATGGCCCCTACATCTAAGCCGGATGCTCCCATGATGCACCAGGAGCCCTCGCTTTACTCCCTCTTTGAAGGAACTCCATGGTCCCCTTCACTTCCTGCTAGTTCAG ATCACTCAACACCAGCCAGTCAGTCCCCTCACTCTTCCAACCCAAGCAGTCTGCCTTCATCCCCTCCCACCCATAGCCACAGCTCCCTGCCCTTCTCCAACTTCGGCCCCATCGGGACACCAGACAGCAGAGACCGCAGAGTAACGGACCGCTGGAAAACTGACAAGACCG GTGTGAGCGGCTTTGGGTTGGACTACCTGCCTTCTGCTTCATCCACTTCTTCTGTGCCAGAGACCAACAGCTGGCACCAGGGGGCGCCAACCAACAGTTGGGCAGCCCAGGACATGCAAATGGAGGATTCCTCTACTGTCCTCCTTGACAGTTTTAAG TCAATCTGGTCGAGCTCCATGATGCAGCCCGGTCCGTCCGCGTTGGAGCAGCTCCTGATGCAGCAGAAACAGAAGCAGCAGCGCGGGCACGGCAACATGAACCCGCCACACTGA
- the smg7 gene encoding nonsense-mediated mRNA decay factor SMG7 isoform X2 — protein MNLCAQYLRQAEALKADMTDSKLGAAEVWTSRQALQDLYQKMLVTDLEYALDKKVEQDLWNHAFKNQITTLQSQAKNRANPNRSEVQANLSLFLEAASGFYTQLLQELCTVFNVDLPCRVKSSQLGIISNKQSSTSAIVKPQPSSCSYICQHCLVHLGDIARYRNQTSQAESYYRHAAQLVPSNGQPYNQLAILASSKGDHLTTIFYYCRSIAVKFPFPAASTNLQKALSKALESRDEVKTKWSVSDFIKAFIKFHGHVYLCKSLDKLNTLREKLEEQFQRLILQKAFSSQQLVHITVINLFELHHLRDFGNEGDEQSYSSDEQISWIQLLGLFMSFLGGMLSRALLNKNREEIMGECPLPAIKVSLDWLRLRPSVFSESAVDKRQYIWPWLVSILNSFQPKEEDVSNASVIPLPEEFELQGFLALRPALRMLDFSKGHQGVVVGKENLLIHARHQRLVSLGKWVADNEPRLIQCRISDALVLFITDIPEMVVEEPQEKDTPVLQESSNGEQTPNDSTQGLKSVLSAGKNQNSGLDGSERPVVTFKENIKPREQSREQNRNQHQRDAGKERAGFNKGNGTQGKNEQKKEGKRKSEVKKNSHEKSTDAGKQVKTQTEMRKTPVSEARKTPVTQTPATSSQFIPIHHPGAFPPLPSRPGFAPPAYVIPPPVAFSVSPGFTFPAGVSVPAPFLQTASHPQSANQVQPGKPSHIPYSQQRPSGPGALNQGPPQSQQTQPPPPHQSQQALQQSVQLQVQQQQQQQQQQQQSPTKQSSQLGKSPPHHHSMQQPYMQVPEQAGQMWNQHQNQPSMQKMPMQMPVKQPFFMPTQEPMNLFEHPMSMQPPQPSMDKKMKFPEVKVQDFYWEPSYHIGGEGRGGMGDRMGKRQPGVFCPDQENMPRGPQYELPNQSRLDSGADVIGQSSLLPRFTIQESSYQNNSIFSEAYGKNMAPTSKPDAPMMHQEPSLYSLFEGTPWSPSLPASSDHSTPASQSPHSSNPSSLPSSPPTHSHSSLPFSNFGPIGTPDSRDRRVTDRWKTDKTGVSGFGLDYLPSASSTSSVPETNSWHQGAPTNSWAAQDMQMEDSSTVLLDSFKSIWSSSMMQPGPSALEQLLMQQKQKQQRGHGNMNPPH, from the exons ATGAACCTCTGCGCCCAATACTTACG GCAGGCAGAGGCCCTGAAGGCTGACATGACAG ATTCAAAGCTTGGTGCGGCGGAGGTCTGGACGTCACGACAGGCTCTTCAGGACTTGTACCAGAAGATGCTGGTTACGGACCTGGAGTACGCCCTGGACAAAAAAGTGGAACAAGATCT CTGGAACCATGCTTTTAAGAATCAAATCACAACACTACAGAGTCAAGCTAAAAACAGGGCCAACCCAAATCGAAGTGAAGTGCAGGCCAATCTCTCTCTGTTTCTTGAGGCAGCTAGTGGATTCTATACACAA CTGTTGCAGGAGCTGTGCACGGTGTTTAATGTGGACCTGCCTTGCCGTGTGAAGTCATCACAGCTTGGCATCATCAGCAATAAGCAAAGCAGCACCAGCGCCATAGTGAAGCCCCAGCCCAGCTCCTGTTCCTACATCTGCCAACACTGTCTGGTCCATCTTGGAGATATTG CACGATACCGCAACCAGACAAGCCAGGCTGAGTCGTACTACAGACATGCAGCTCAACTTGTTCCCTCTAATG GCCAACCCTACAATCAACTGGCCATACTGGCTTCCTCCAAAGGAGATCATCTCACAACAATCTTTTACTACTGCAGGAGCATTGCTGTCAAATTCCCATTCCCTGCAGCATCCACAAACCTGCAGAAAGCTCTTTCTAAGGCGCTTGAGAG CCGGGATGAGGTAAAAACAAAATGGAGCGTGTCTGATTTTATCAAGGCCTTCATCAAGTTCCATGGGCACGTTTATCTGTGCAAAAGCCTGGACAAGCTCAACACCCTGAGAGAGAAGCTGGAGGAACAGTTCCAG AGACTGATTCTCCAGAAAGCCTTCAGCTCCCAGCAGCTGGTCCACATCACGGTGATCAACCTCTTTGAACTGCACCATCTCCGGGATTTCGGCAATGAGGGCGATGAGCAGAGCTACAGCTCGGATGAGCAGATCAGCTGGATCCAGCTTCTTGGCCTCTTCA TGTCTTTCCTGGGAGGGATGCTAAGCCGGGCTTTACTAAATAAGAACCGAGAGGAGATCATGGGGGAGTGCCCGCTTCCTGCCATCAAAGTGTCATTGGATTGGTTGAGGCTTCGACCCAGCGTATTCAGCGAAAGTGCCGTAGACAAGCGACAGTA CATCTGGCCGTGGCTGGTGTCCATTCTGAACAGCTTTCAGCCCAAGGAGGAGGATGTGTCAAACGCATCAG TAATTCCTTTGCCTGAAGAGTTTGAGCTGCAAGGCTTTCTGGCCCTTCGGCCTGCTTTACG GATGCTAGACTTCTCTAAAGGACACCAGGGTGTCGTTGTTGGCAAAGAGAACCTGTTGATTCATGCTCGACACCAGAGACTCGTCAGCCTGGGCAAGTGGGTGGCTGACAACGAGCCACG GTTGATCCAGTGTCGCATCAGTGACGCCCTCGTGCTCTTCATCACTGATATCCCCGAGATGGTGGTGGAGGAGCCACAGGAGAAAGACACACCTGTACTCCAGGAGTCATCTAACGGAGAGCAGACACCCAACGACAGCACCCAAGGCCTAAAATCTGTCCTGTCAGCCGGGAAGAACCAGAACAGCGGCCTGGATGGCAGCGAAAGACCCGTGGTCACATTCAAAGAGAACATCAAACCCCGAGAGCAGAGCAGAGAGCAAAACAGGAACCAACATCAGAGAGATGCTGGAAAGGAGCGAGCCGGATTTAATAAAGGAAATGGAACACAAGGGAAGAACGAACAGAAGAAAGAGGGCAAGAGGAAGAGTGAGGTGAAGAAGAACAGTCACGAGAAATCAACAGATGCTGGGAAACAG GTGAAGACTCAGACTGAGATGAGGAAGACTCCAGTGTCTGAAGCGAGGAAGACTCCAGTCACACAGACTCCAGCCACATCTTCCCAGTTTATTCCCATTCACCACCCAGGAGCTTTCCCCCCTTTGCCAAGCAGACCAG GTTTTGCTCCACCTGCTTATGTGATTCCTCCTCCTGTGGCATTCTCCGTGAGCCCAGGCTTCACCTTCCCTGCAGGCGTCTCTGTGCCCGCCCCTTTTCTCCAAACTGCCTCCCATCCTCAGTCTGCCAATCAGGTGCAGCCTGGGAAACCTTCACACATTCCCTACAGCCAGCAGAGGCCTTCAGGCCCAGGAGCCCTAAACCAGGGTCCTCCTCAATCTCAACAGACGCAACCTCCTCCTCCGCATCAATCCCAGCAGGCCTTGCAACAGTCTGTTCAGCTACAAGTacaacaacagcagcagcagcagcaacaacaacagCAGTCGCCCACCAAGCAGAGCTCACAGCTCGGCAAGAGCCCGCCGCATCATCACAGCATGCAGCAG CCTTACATGCAGGTGCCTGAACAGGCTGGTCAAATGTGGAACCAGCATCAAAATCAGCCCAGCATGCAGAAAATGCCCATGCAGATGCCAGTCAAACAGCCTTTCTTCATGCCCACCCAGGAGCCCATGAACCTCTTCGAACATCCCATGAGCATGCAGCCTCCTCAACCCAGCATGGACAAGAAGATGAAGTTTCCAGAGGTTAAAGTGCAGGATTTCTACTGGGAGCCTTCGTACCACATTGGAGGAGAGGGCAGGGGTGGAATGGGCGACAGGATGGGCAAACGTCAACCTGGAGTCTTCTGTCCTGACCAGGAGAATATGCCCAGAGGCCCTCAATATGAA TTGCCAAATCAGTCAAGACTGGACAGTGGAGCTGATGTGATCGGTCAGTCCTCTCTTCTGCCCCGATTTACCATTCAG GAAAGCTCATACCAGAACAACAGCATTTTCAGTGAGGCCTACGGTAAAAACATGGCCCCTACATCTAAGCCGGATGCTCCCATGATGCACCAGGAGCCCTCGCTTTACTCCCTCTTTGAAGGAACTCCATGGTCCCCTTCACTTCCTGCTAGTTCAG ATCACTCAACACCAGCCAGTCAGTCCCCTCACTCTTCCAACCCAAGCAGTCTGCCTTCATCCCCTCCCACCCATAGCCACAGCTCCCTGCCCTTCTCCAACTTCGGCCCCATCGGGACACCAGACAGCAGAGACCGCAGAGTAACGGACCGCTGGAAAACTGACAAGACCG GTGTGAGCGGCTTTGGGTTGGACTACCTGCCTTCTGCTTCATCCACTTCTTCTGTGCCAGAGACCAACAGCTGGCACCAGGGGGCGCCAACCAACAGTTGGGCAGCCCAGGACATGCAAATGGAGGATTCCTCTACTGTCCTCCTTGACAGTTTTAAG TCAATCTGGTCGAGCTCCATGATGCAGCCCGGTCCGTCCGCGTTGGAGCAGCTCCTGATGCAGCAGAAACAGAAGCAGCAGCGCGGGCACGGCAACATGAACCCGCCACACTGA